TCGACAAAAGCCCACATGTACCTCTCATCCTCCTTCAGCTTTTCTTCTTTCAAGGCTTTTCTTTCCTGCATGTCATCATATTCGTCAGATATATTGTTCAGGAATCAACAATTAGATGCATGCCGGAAATACTAAAACTCAACTGTGATGTAATCTACAAACTTACTAGTGCGCTCAACTgttttttcttgtctttctcattCTGATGCCAATCGTAGATTGGAGTGAAATCACACAGATGGAATTTTTTGATAACGTGTTCTTTCCCAAGTATGACTCTCCAATCATTCATGAAGTTTTCTATAAACTTTGGTTTCGCAGCAAACTCCGTGTCTTTCATGACTGCAAACATGGTCGCAACCTCCTCCTGTTCGGGAGTCAATTCAACCTGTTCTCCATTGTAGAGCATCTTCACTCCGTGCGGCTTGTATGGAGGTGGTAATACAATACCGTTGTGTGCAAAAGTAGTCCATTTCTTTCCGGCACCAGAATTGAGGTGTAAATTCGTCGACTTAGACCtgctctttattattttctttgatgCACACTTGAGTGAAGAAGAAGTCACCTTTTTTGCTGCTATTTTAGTTTTGGATATCCTATCCAATGCAGAAGCAGCTTCAAGTTTTTCCTTTCTCTCGGCGAGCGTAAGGTTGTCCTCTTCAAGTTTTTCCTTTCTCTCGATGAGCGTAAGGTTGTCCTCTTCATCATCTTGGTCATCTGTGTTTGCTGTTTCAGAGACTTGCTTAATACTGTCACTAGACGACGGCAACTGGAACAATGACGTCAAATTCATTTTATCTTCGTCCATCAATTTGGAATTTTCTTCCACAGTATAAGGAAATCTGGAATCTCCTCCAACCTGCGATTGCTTTGATTTATTAGACCCCGATGGCAGTACAGACGGGGACACCACCATGCCGCTGTCAGATGTTGTTGTTGTCATCATCTTTGAATCATATTCATGCTTGCTGTCGACATtagatgatgttgttgttttccTTCTCATTATAGgtccatcattatcatcatcataatcgTGCATGGCTTTGAAACTAGTCATTGGATTATGCGTAGCTATggtaaaaaaaaaggagagatgTTCATGCAGAGAGAACTATAGCTAGTATATCCCCTATTTTTATAGACACggactttcctttttcttttcacttTCTATAGAATTCGAAAACATTCCTTATTAAGAGCCccagttttgtttttttattaagCCTGTACCAGCCACCGGTGGTGGTGGTGCCGGCAAGGTTCCCCAACTGCCTTAGCCTGAACCGCTGGCTCCTGGTGGAGAGCTTATTAAGATTTCAGTCATACCCAACTGGGCACAACCAGCCTTTGAtgggatctttttttttttgaatattacTTAGATTGATAGGAGAAAGATTACACAGGATACTCTTAAGAACCGAACCTAAAAGAGTGTTCTGTTGAATTGCAATTCTCCATGCTAACTTAGCTATGATTGCCTTATTCATTTTCTTTGCTTCCTTAAAACCTAATCCTCCCACTTCGATTGGTTCACACATGAAACCCCAGCTAATAGGATAATAACCTTTACAATGTTTCTGTTTACCCCACCAAAAGTCCCTTTGGACAACATCTATTTTGTCAGTAATTTTTACAGGTAAAGAAAAACATCCCATTTGATAAATAGGAAAACTAGACAAGGCAgacttgatgagaacttttttgCTTGCTTGAACCATAGTGTTACCGTTCCAACTGAGAGCTTTGTGTTCCATGTTTGTAACTATCTTATCAAAGGTCTTAATTTTTGATCTATCCACAAATAAAGGGGCTCCTAGATAAGAGTCAATAATTCTAATTTTCTTGATCTTCATAGGTCTGATCAGTATTCGTTGATGTTTAGAATGTATTTTTTACTAAAGAAAATGCCCAACTTTGAGAAGTTTATGAGCTGACCTGATGCATTACTAAATTGATTGATCATGTTTAACAGATTTTTACAGCTAACAAGACTAGCCTTTGAGAACAGCAGAAAGTCGTCTGCGAAAAGTAAATGGGATATATGTATACTATGTCTAGAAATTTTAATGCCAGTTATGtgtttgtcttttcttttgcTGAAAGAAGCCGTGAGAAAACATCCATACATATTAGGAAAAGGTAAGGAGATAGTGGATCTCCTTGCCTTGACCCTCTAGAAGGAGTAAAAAATTCTCCAGGTTTACCATTTAAAAGAACTGCAATGGAGGCAGTTGAAACACATTGGTGTATTAGACTGCACCATTCATTACTAAATCTGAAAGCCGATAAAGTATGAAGCAAGAAGTTCCAATTGACCCTGTCGAATGCCTTAGACATGTCAATTTTAATACCCAATCCaccattttttgttttcattttttttattgaataGACCACCTCATGCGCCACCATTATATTGTCTGCAAATTGTCTAGAAGACAAAAAGGCCGACTGAAAAGGAGAAATCATTTTCTCTAAGTGAATTTTCAATCTATTTGTTAAAAGTTTAGAGAGGATTTTGTAAGTCGTGTTGCTGAGTCCTATTGATCTGAAATCACTATGTGTTTTCGGTTGTTTTACTTTGGGAATTAAAAATAGAAAAGTTTCATTTAATTTGGGGTTGATTGTTTTTGAAAGAAAGACGTTTTGAATCATTGCCACTACTTGGCTCCCTACTAAAGACCAATTATGTTTGAAAAAACTCACCGGGAAGCCATCTGGCCCTGGTGATTTTTTAAATTTCATGGATTTCACTACCATCCAAACTTCTTCAGAACTTGGGACACGTAATAAGTCTACGTTATCCTGCTCAGAAATGACTTTCGGAATAAGATTCATAAGTTCCTGATCAGGAGCCGTAGGGAAGACAGTAAAAGAGTTTCAAAATGtgttttcagttcctcagcaatttgcgttttttgtttcaaaatttctctgttttgatttaaAATGCAATCAATCTGATTCCGTTTTCGTCCCTTTAAGGTTTTGATGTGAAAATGCTTAGTATTTCTCTCATACAGGTTTTCTAGCTCTTAAAGTTTCTGATAAAGAAGAAAATGTTTATTATGGTCGCTTCTCGATGACTGAATTTGGTCAATACTTTTTAGCAgccttttaattttcttttcaggAACTCCGAAAACATTTTTGTGCCAACATGTCAGGTTTTCTCCTAAGGTTTTTAAGTTGTTTAGCACAACCTCAGTAACGTTATGAAGGGAAAGGTCCAAAGTATTAGTGATTAGCTGAATACATGTATGTTCTTTAAGCCAGGTGTCAAAAAATTTAAAAGGAAAGTT
This genomic stretch from Papaver somniferum cultivar HN1 chromosome 5, ASM357369v1, whole genome shotgun sequence harbors:
- the LOC113278811 gene encoding DNA topoisomerase 1 alpha-like, which translates into the protein MTSFKAMHDYDDDNDGPIMRRKTTTSSNVDSKHEYDSKMMTTTTSDSGMVVSPSVLPSGSNKSKQSQVGGDSRFPYTVEENSKLMDEDKMNLTSLFQLPSSSDSIKQVSETANTDDQDDEEDNLTLIERKEKLEEDNLTLAERKEKLEAASALDRISKTKIAAKKVTSSSLKCASKKIIKSRSKSTNLHLNSGAGKKWTTFAHNGIVLPPPYKPHGVKMLYNGEQVELTPEQEEVATMFAVMKDTEFAAKPKFIENFMNDWRVILGKEHVIKKFHLCDFTPIYDWHQNEKDKKKQLSALERKALKEEKLKEDERYMWAFVDGKKEKVGNFRVEPPGLFRGRGEHPKMGKLKRRIRPDEITINIGKGEPVPECPIPNERWKEVKHDNTVTWLAFWKNPIDPKAFKYVFLDDTSSWKGQSDKDKYEKARLLKDYILDIRANYRKDFRNKDLMKQQISVAAYLIDMLALRAGNEKDDDEADTVGCCTLKVENVSLVPQTNKLEINFLGKDSIKYENTVEVDPLVYKAIGEFKKGKLKNVPKIALDFFVWAKEQPGYHHDGVSYDMLIDIMGKARQFDVAW